The sequence ACTAGTATCAGTACTTTGGAAATTTGATATCACAGGTGAAATGGCTGATGAACCAAGTTCCAACTGTTAGtttttgaatataaataaaacacaacactTGCATATTTTCAAAACTATGTATTCTAACTGAAATTTAAACTTGTCCATGTATGACCCTTGTAATGCTTTTTTAGTCAGTCCATTAAAAATCTTAGATGGCACACTAACAGAATGCAGTTGAGTTCAGCTGAATTTCAAGCTACAGCATCATCTGTGTGAACTTTGTGTAGTCTATATTCATATGGACTGTTCTGTGGACTCCATTTTCCTCATATTGCTTAAAGGTATGTTTATTTAATTCTCTTGGTATGTTTTTAGAATCACAAACAGTGACAGTAAAAGCCCACTGAATTCAGATACCTCTGCAAGATATGGCATCATATTCATCTACCTCTTCTGAAACTGTACTTAATTAGGATGTCTTGAAAGTTCTTATCAAATCAAAGCAGCTGTTGGAGTTCATTACAATGCAGCAATCAATAATAAATTATACTAattatacttttaaataaatctgcTTAGAAGGGAGACAAAATGCAAAAGAGATAAAACCAGTTAAAGTGAATCAGGTCTTCTCTAGTGATATATTGCTTTCCTAAAGTGATATTTACTACTGTGAAGTAAAAAAGCATGCAGTCACATGCTGTATTTACATGAgccctacaataaaaaaaatgttaaatgcataTTGTAAAATGAACTACCTATCAACAAGATGACTTCTAATCTGGGTTCTCCTAAGCAACCTGCACTCACTTATCATTGCTCaaatattcaattatttatattccatttttattttactattaaaagatacaagtacaagtcatcgccaatatccatccatccattttctaacccgctgaatccaaatagggtcacggggtctgctggagccaatcccagccaacacagggcacaaggcaggaaccaatcctgggcagggtgccaacccaccgcatcatcgccaatatactaacaactcaattgtgcttcactcagaatatgaaaccaacgTAGGAAGTATTCTGTGCACGAGAAAAACTTTTTTCCACTGTCTCAAATGTACgtatgtctggaaaacatttgggaataAATTACTTGgaaatctgtacatagacaacgtctttgcatcctacgaacaattacactccaaattgaactttccagcaacacatttctttcactgacttcaaattagaaactttgttaagcaaaacctgcccaatttccccACCTTCCACTTAcctctattccagaaaaaatattgatcagtcttgaggactcagacagcatctccataatatataaaaaaacattttacagtccctccctttcaaagatccaagagtacaatgGGAAAGGATCTCTCATTCAATATctgagaaaaggagtggaaagtagcaatgcagagaattcactcgagctccatacgcgcaaagcatacagttattcaacttataattatatatcgagcacatctgtctcgttttaaaatgtccaaaatgtttccagtgcaagatccaacctgggaatgttgcaatcaagttccagcttcactgggctACATGTTTTGGGTGcgcaccaaattaacgtcattctggaccaaaatctttaaatgccttccaGACAGCCTTTGTGTCGCAATCCcacctaatccactaacagctgtgtttggtgtaccccCAGATGGGcataaagtggagaagggcaaacTAACTGTAACTGCCCTTACTACACCTACTGGCATGTAGACttctcttgctcaactggaagaatcctaactcacttcTTTTAactcagtgagtaactgatgttatataccatttgaaattggaaaaaatcaaattctcacttatagGATCAGTACAAAAAAACCCATTTTCAaatcctggcaggatctaatcaaaaacgttttagaataagcatttaaattgaggaatgGGTTTAAAAAAATACCGTATATACAAGTGTTTAAGTTCacccgcggataagtcagggcttgattttaccgtataatttccagtattttataatgtcagtcgtaaaattcgaatgtggaaaaaatgcaagcttttggtccaagagattatgatatgccagcagccacctgagaaagtaaccaaggagcacactgccctttttttttttaatgtattgtgcctacatgaccataTGATaacacccaaactattccaaagtgacgtttggactgttatgttttttgtatctcactcccgcatacacctttattgtaagagcatcccttatttacgatggagcgtttgatcagaagaaaatatgaagctggttttaaaattaaaagtggtgaaagaaattggtaactgtgctgttgcaacaaaattcaatgtgtctgagaaactgatgtgagattggaggaagcaagaagatgtataaaaaaaaaataaattgtcagatttttgaatgggcatataaattggatctgattttataattgattttttgtGTTTGACGACCCAACTTGTATGCGAGTATACACGGTACATACAAGCAGTCACTTAAATTTCACTTTCCCAGTAACCAAAAACGATCATTGTTAAATGATATAAAAACTCAATTACAGCAGACTATCTCAACTGCAAGATATCGTATGCTACTCGCTTGTCAATTTGCAAACAtgaatataaaaaggtgatacatACTTCTAGTGTGAAATTGCCTATATTTGACATGTTAGTtagcattttatttgactttatcATTAAGCAAAGATGTTTAACAATCTCTAGGTCTCCAAGAATACAGTTTTGACATTCTGAGTTAGAATCCTCATTTAACTTACCTTTCACAATCTATATGACACTATTTACATTTTCACTCCACACTCAGTAACCCTAATTTCTATTTCAGATCTTCTGTTAGACCAGGGCTGGAAATATGCAATCAAAATTCAAGGCTTGTTATTGTTCAGTTGGTTAGTTGGTTGCACCCATGTGATTACCAGTGTTTGTCAAACAAACTGAAGTGATAAAGCCAGCTGGCAAGCTTTGCTTTTTATCTTTTAAGCTGATCAGTTACATAGGTTTCACGTTAAAGACAACAAAGAATGCTTAGCTAAATTTTGGACtgaacattaaaattattttatattgttttgccaATTTTTAACTGAATGAAGAAGGCAGTCTTGTACCAGGAAAAATAAATTCTAATATAACCTATGCGGATAACCAAACAGGAGTTCAAACCAGGAACTTCTATAAAACAAACAGTTTCAATGTTTCTTGTGACAACATAACAGCTTTCACATAGTCATAAATTGTACAACAGATATCAACCACCATAAAAACATCCTTGATTCAGACCTCCTTCCAGCACAGTAAAGATTGCTATGTAAGAATGTGAAATTGTGTCCAACTGCTTTGTACTGTAGTAATTTAAGGCAAGTTTACCTTTGAGAGCTATCAATGAGCAACATTCAGGTACTCAAATTAAAGATGCTCAGACTTGGCAGTACTTTCTGAAACAGGCCGCTTTAATTTATTGTGTCTAATCCTTAAGTGGATGTGCTACTGAAGAAACAAACTTTAATCACTCAGCATTTTTCAGTTTAATCATATGGATACGTTATAGTAGTTTGAGTTGTACAAACTTCTTTTTTGTGAATTTGTGGAAAAAAGTCACTGCATACACCTCTGGGACTCTGAAGTAATTTCTAAGCAATAATGAAGCATCAAAGAATATGAAAGAAATTTCAAATTATGGTACTAGGGTGAATGATTGagtaaaattaattctgaaaatgttttgataAGTTATATTTTAGCTTATGTTTTTGGCATTTAAACTACTACTCCTGTCCTCCAGAATTTAGTAACACCAGTGTTACCacattaaaaatgttcatttagagtcaaggaatgagtatccatccatccacttaacGCTGGTTTATCCAGCTCAGTGTCACAGAGAGCAGTTGCCTTTATCAGCAGCACTTAGCACAAAGCATTAAGCCATCTTGAGCCAAGTAAACTGGACTAGGAAAATAATTGTAAAACTGAATCCAGTGCATATTAAATAAGGTGCACATTAACCAAACAATTAACAAGATTTAAGCACTTGCTCTCCTGTTAGTGCGATCATTCTCCTGCAGGTTTCCTTCATTTCTAAATCATTGTCTATTGAATTAAATACCATTTAAGTAATCGTAATAGTataccatcaaaaaaaaaaaaaaaactctagttaCATGCAATCAATAGTGAAAGTTTCCAAAGATTcccttattaaaatgaaaatgaaaagatagAGATGAGAAAAATTTAGTCATTAAACATTCATCAACCAAAATgttgtttctatttatttttcagcATTATGTTGTTTACAGAAAACATTGTAGCTTACTTGCAGAGTAGACAAGAGGTGTTGCTTAAGGTGGTCAGATATATCAGATCTCTCTTTAATCCACCACACCTTCAAAAGCAAACAGTGCTTTTAAACTGCAAACTCTAATTAGTCTGATaaacccaccaaaaaaaaaaaaaggaaaaaacattttaaccatTTTTCATGTCTACTACACATGTATAAAAAAGCAGCATATATTATCATGACTtacttttaaaccaaaaaaaaaacgtaaatacAAAATTATGAAGAAATTATGCTACACCCTCACTTTTTCCTTTTTGCAAAAGTCAAATATTTAAAACTGCCTCTCAAGATTTCAGAATTAGGCAGCAGGagcaattaatttatttgtaaataaaccaCGCTTTGCAATttatatcaagaaaaaaaaagtgtattgatAATAGTTAATTATTGTCTAATGTACTCACTGTGCTAGAAGTGCCTTCCTTGACCCCAAGCCGCTTAACTCCTTCAAGAAAATAAGAAACTTGCTTAGTCAGATTCAGCGGCAAATTATTAAAGCAAGTGCACATTAAAAGAGGCggagtaaataaaaatgaatacaaagtgATAAGAACTGTGATAGGACCCCAGATAGCTCTTTGAAATTAGTTACACTGTACAATGACACTACCAATTAAATTTGATCACAATTTGATTTCAGTTATCATGGAGGATGAAAATCAATTATTCTATCTTCTGAAATTACTTCATCCATTGCAAGATAATGGGAAGTCCGACCAGCACTGGCCACAAAGGCTGGACCAACAATGGAAGATATGCCAGTCCAGAGTAGAGTGCACTTATCTGTAAATTCAGAGATGCCAATGAACCGATCTTTCACATGTTTTGGCATGTGGgataaaaactaaataccccgATATGCAGACTCCCAAGAGACTGAGCCAAGATTATACCCTAGTCTGTTTGAGCTCTGAGACAGAAGCATTAATCACTAAACCATAGTACTTTCTAAATCACTATTTCCTATAATAAGTTGAAAGAATAACCAACAAGCCAAAAATCatattaaaaaggttttataAAAATGGGCAGATAGCACTCACTCACagataaatgtacaaaaaagCAACCATACAagcactgttcattcattcaCCCTTTCTTTATATGTATAATCTAATAAAAGGTGAAAAAGGACAGACAGCACAAGGCTGAAACCAGACCTGGAAAGGATGAAAATCCATCAtaatacacatgcacacaaacgCCAACACTCACTCATagcaggccaatttagagtcaaggATTAACCTAACAAGCACATCTTGGGGACATGAGAGGAATCCCCAGTGTACCCAGTTAGAAAACCAATACAGACACGTGGAGACCATTCAAACTCCTCCCAAGCTGAGATGTGAACCCAGTACCATGAAGGTGTGAAGCAGCTATGACAACCACGTCACCACTCTGTGAAACAGATGcagaatttaatatattttgttcaaAAAAGAAGATTTCAGATTCTACTATTCGACTGATGTATCAAAACTATCCATTGTATGCTAAACAAATGCAGAATTTCATATTAAACATTGCACAATTCATTAAGTAAAAGGTTAtcaaaacttatttaaaaagcTGCACCACATCTCCAGCTGATTGGGTTCCAGTCCCTGCCTACTTTTCACCATGGAGTCTGCACAAAGGGCCACATCTGCATGGGGTTCGCCAAGTTTTCTTCCTACACTCCAAACACATATAAGCTTGATAAGCTGGCAATTCAAAAAGGCCCAGTAACAGCGAGTGTACCCTGTAACAGACCGCATTAGACTACACTTGTATTAAGTATTAGTTTCTGTAAATGGCTGGATTTAGCGGCAACAAATTAAGAATGTAAAACAATTCAgaataattaacacaaaaactCCTGGgttgtataataaatatttaaaattaacagtaCGCCTTGCCACTCTTTAACCTGGAGCAGCATCTGAATCATAACTGTAAGGAATATATATTAGTATCTAGAAATcaataaaggaagaaaatgagtCACACATGTTAAGATACATGACTTAGTTTCTCACTTTGTGGATTTGTAGCTACTAATTTGCAAACCATATCAGAGACCTTtgcatccatatatatatatatatatatatatatatatatataatacagttaaAATACACACATAGGCAGAGAGTGTCAcggtggttaagactttggacttccaaccctgaggttgtgggttcaaatctcgcCACTAACACTGTGTGAtgctgaacaagtcacttcacccacctgtgTTTCTATTGGAAGAACAAAAGACATGTaagcaattgtatctcaaatgttttaagctgctttggataaagatgtcagccaagtaagtaaatgtaaacatatcttaaAAGCTGCTGTGGGAAAAAGCATTCaaccaaatacagtaaataattattaatCTTCACACTcattccagaagcaggtaaacaGAAACAAATATGGATTTCAGTACAATAAATGAAAGAACTCCTAAATAAGAACTATCGGATTCCACCTTCTAAAGCAAATCTCAGAGTTGCACGTGAGTCTTCTTTCCACACCAGCATGCTAATTCACGAACACACGAACTGTGAAAGAAATACCAGAAAATAAACTCACCGTGTCAACTGCTATAAAGGTTGAAGTCTTTATGGCCAAAGTTAGGGCTGGCCAGAGCtctttaaaattattgttttgcACATCGATGACGGGGACACTCATTGAAGACATACTGAAAcgctgtaaaacaaaataaaatatgagtttATACATTTTGGATGGCACCATCTACTTATTAAACTACTGATAGATTAAAATAATTTACTTCAGCTTAGTCCAGGTTTCCTTGGATATTTACAGCTAGTGGGTCGCCGACTCTAAACTGACAATGAGGCCTGTGTTGTCCCACGTTTGGCCCTTACCTTGACCCTAATGCTGCCCTTATAGGCTCCGGACCCAACAGATTTTATTTGAATTACTTGCATCTATTCAACTCCTGCAGTAAACTTTCTTCTAGTGGTGCCATCCACGTGTACTGTGTGTATTTATTCACTGTAAAAACTTTACATGTTTTAGGTCAGGCAGCacaggtagcgctgctgcctcgcagttaggagacctgggttcgggttctcccgtgtctgcgtgggtttcctgccacagtccaaagacatgcaggtttagtgcattggcgattctaaattgtccctagcgtgtgcttgcccggggtttgtttcctgccttgcgccctgtgttggctgggattggcgccagcagacccccgtgaccctggagttgggatatagcgggttggataatggatggatgttttaggtTATCGTTCTGATAGTGCGAGATGCAAACTGAAACCTCAGTCACTATGGAGTGCATCGAGTCCAATGCTCATGGATTCCGCTTCAGTTCGAACAGTTTCAGAGTTTGCCGGATGGTTCTTAAGTCTCCGGTCACTGATTCGTTTACAGAACGGTCACGTGCATCAACAGATAACTCTCTGAACAGACCAGACATATTTCTAGCTACCTTTACATACATTGTAATATGCACAGGACTGCCAGGACCGACGTCCCCCTGAAATCCCTAATTTTTGCTTCGGAAGGCTTTAAATCTTAAAAGCGAACCCATGTGTCTTAAGCTGCGCTATTACCTCCTGTTTATATACAGACTTACTTATCAGCCAGAACGTGAATTAAGGCCATACATTAGATTACAGCATACATCAACAAACACGTGCCGTGCACCTTCCCGGTAAGCCTTCACTTTAAGTGCaagacatttaaaatgaaagcctCAAAAACGCTTTCCATTGTCCACAACCATAAACGACACACTTTACTATTAACCATGAAAACCAAGTGAAAAATTCCTACTTAAAAAGAATACCGAATAAAGCAgcacataaattaattaatgttgCAGAAAATTCACCTTCTCTGACCAAAAACTGTCCCTTGAAGCCCCGCCGCCACCAACCAAAACAATCTCTACGAAGGGTCCTACTTGCcataggaaaaaagaaaactcctAGTATCTTGCTAAGAAAAAATATACGTATACATAAGTATATACGTGGTAACTTAATGACTACAAATTAAGGGCGCTAATATTACTAACGCAGTTATCGGTTTAGTATGTTATTTTTTCAGGCAGGTAGAAAGACACCTAAAAAATAAACGTCATCGCAGCGGGGCTCTACACGTATAGTCGCCATTTTGGCTCAAAGCTAAgttgtgtgtttatattttgtattttgaaagcATTATGTATTGTaactatattattttttaattgttatataGTGTTTATCTATTATAAATTAACGCTACTGAATACTTATATACCGCTTTGTGTTAGTCTGTCGGTTAGTTTAAAAAGATTAATGTGTTTAGTTTAAGGAAAGTTCAGGTcagatgaaaaaatataaaagatggGAGGATGTTCGGCACCAAATTGTTCCAATTCAACAACAATTGGAAAACAGTTATTCCGTTTCCCAAAAGACCCAGTCAGAATGCAGAAGTGGGTAATAAATTGTCGACGAGATTTTTTGCCAACTCCCTGTTCCAGACTATGTGAGGCAAGTTTTGTCTTTctattaattagaaaaaaatcattttttaaaagtttttatttatttcatcacgATTCatggtttaaaaaatattgtaacatgcCTGCATGCAGTGTAATTCGTTTTCAAGTGTCCGCAATGAAGAAGTTTTTCAGTGTGGGTTGGGGTCTTTTCAATAATACCTGGCACTAAGCAAACAGCACAACACAGTGTCtcttagggatttttttttttaattagtttagaGGTATGTGCATATTGTTTGACTTCCTTTTAATGATGTTCGGTTTTGGATTGCATAGGATCATTTTGAGGAGAGTCAGTTTGAAGAAATTGCAAGGTCTCCTGCAGGAGGAAGGAAGCTGAAACCAAATGCAATTCCAACATTGTTTGATGTGCCTGATCCACCTTCTCCCATCTCTGTTAAAGAAGTGATACATGCTTTAGACTCTGGTAAAGTAACAACTTATAACTGTACATATTTAAATGAACTCCATCAAATGACAACACTTAAAAAGTATCATCTCACCTTGAAGTATTCAAAAACGTTTTTACGTTCACACTAATATATTTTAGAGAGATAGAATCTTATATTGAAACAAACTTGATGTTTGTACTTCTGTGTGATTATTAACACATTTTGTAAACTATTTAAATGATATACTACGTATTTTATTCTAATTGTATTgaatttttctattatttaatgaGTTTATCATAGTGTCAGTTTGCAACAGATCATGCCATGCTGGATATAAAAGTAGGTAACTGTTTTACACTACTGAATGCCTTCATAGTGTGAGATAAACTCTTTGAAATTACAGAAACAGATACAGCCTTGGGAGATCATAGTTATGCTCGGAAAAGATTAAGAGGCCCTGAGGATCCTGAGCAAAATGGTGAAGAACAGGGTGAAAAAGAAGAAGCTTGCAAGCGTTGTGATCAGTATAAAGCTCAGCTGGAACAGCAACAACTATACAATGCCAAGCGGCTACGGGAGGTTAGTAAATAtgcactgtcactttttttttttattcctaagggTACCAAACTACAACACACCACTCTTCTGTCAATAGCATTGTCAACTCTTCCGTGAGAGTTGTCTggccatgtaaaaaaaaaaaacgtatc comes from Polypterus senegalus isolate Bchr_013 chromosome 14, ASM1683550v1, whole genome shotgun sequence and encodes:
- the si:ch73-382f3.1 gene encoding 52 kDa repressor of the inhibitor of the protein kinase, with the protein product MGGCSAPNCSNSTTIGKQLFRFPKDPVRMQKWVINCRRDFLPTPCSRLCEDHFEESQFEEIARSPAGGRKLKPNAIPTLFDVPDPPSPISVKEVIHALDSETDTALGDHSYARKRLRGPEDPEQNGEEQGEKEEACKRCDQYKAQLEQQQLYNAKRLREVDEMRKKVHKLHKIEKSLQSFLFEDQIRALTLSKHSRRVVWSQDTVKSARRIRAAVGVKGYEYLRELGYPLPSYRTLCNRAQVPIIAELGLQAEITMICPESEEKPSALSMLQSPSPAAFVET